A part of Entelurus aequoreus isolate RoL-2023_Sb linkage group LG03, RoL_Eaeq_v1.1, whole genome shotgun sequence genomic DNA contains:
- the yy1a gene encoding transcriptional repressor protein YY1a, protein MASGGTLYIESDGSEMPAEIVELHEIEVETIETTVVGEDGEHQPMIALQPLDTDDPHSIHSHQEVILVQTREEVVGEDDSELHTDDGYDDQILIPVPAVGEDYIGQQTLVTVAGRSSSTGRMKRAGSAKKAGKKSYLSGGELGRKWEQKQVQIKTLEGEFSVTMWASDDKKDIDHEEQITGENSPPDYSEYMTGKKLPPGGIPGIDLSDPKQLAEFARMKPKKVKEDDAPRTIACPHKGCTKMFRDNSAMRKHLHTHGPRVHVCAECGKAFVESSKLKRHQLVHTGEKPFQCTFEGCGKRFSLDFNLRTHVRIHTGDRPYVCPFDGCNKKFAQSTNLKSHILTHAKAKNNQ, encoded by the exons ATGGCATCGGGGGGTACCCTGTACATAGAGTCGGACGGCTCGGAAATGCCCGCTGAAATAGTGGAACTGCACGAAATCGAAGTAGAGACAATCGAAACAACTGTTGTCGGTGAAGACGGGGAGCACCAGCCTATGATCGCCTTGCAGCCACTTGACACGGACGATCCACACTCCATTCACTCGCACCAGGAGGTGATCCTGGTGCAAACCAGAGAGGAGGTGGTGGGCGAGGACGACTCGGAACTGCACACGGATGACGGCTACGACGACCAAATCCTCATCCCGGTGCCCGCCGTGGGGGAGGACTACATCGGACAACAGACTCTGGTAACAGTCGCGGGGAGAAGCTCGTCAACGGGCCGGATGAAGAGGGCTGGAAGTGCAAAGAAAGCTGGCAAAAAGAGCTATTTAAGCGGGGGAGAACTCGGCCGAAAATGGGAACAGAAACAAGTCCAGATAAAGACTTTGGAAGGGGAGTTCTCGGTCACTATGTGGGCATCGG ATGACAAGAAAGACATTGACCACGAAGAGCAAATCACGGGTGAAAACTCGCCTCCAGATTATTCCGAGTATATGACgggcaagaagctgccgccaggGGGCATCCCAGGCATTGACCTGTCAGACCCCAAACAACTGGCAGAATTTGCAAG AATGAAGCCAAAGAAAGTGAAAGAAGACGACGCACCCCGGACAATAGCCTGTCCACACAAA GGCTGCACCAAGATGTTCAGGGACAACTCTGCAATGCGAAAGCATCTACACACCCACGGGCCTCGTGTGCATGTGTGCGCTGAGTGTGGAAAAGCCTTTGTGGAGAGTTCCAAACTGAAAAGGCATCAACTCGTACATACAGGAGAGAAACCTTTCCAG TGCACGTTTGAGGGCTGCGGCAAGAGATTCTCCCTGGACTTTAACTTGCGCACACACGTGCGTATTCACACGGGGGACCGCCCGTACGTGTGCCCCTTTGACGGTTGCAACAAGAAATTTGCTCAGTCCACCAACCTGAAGTCTCACATTCTCACACACGCCAAAGCGAAGAACAACCAGTGA